Proteins co-encoded in one Cupriavidus nantongensis genomic window:
- a CDS encoding Maf family protein, translated as MPDTLHAPLHDYLYLASQSPRRRELLTQLGVRYELLLADDDEDAEALEAVLPGESPDDYVQRVCALKAEAALRRRERRALPDAPVLTSDTTVCLGGRILGKPADGADAAAMLGALAGTTHRVLTAVTVVSATGMRHALSVSEVTFRPLQPAEIERYVASGEPLGKAGAYGIQGRAAEFVARIAGSYSGIMGLPLFETAALLREARLRF; from the coding sequence ATGCCCGACACCCTGCACGCCCCCCTGCACGACTACCTCTACCTCGCCTCGCAAAGCCCGCGCCGGCGCGAGCTGCTGACCCAGCTCGGCGTGCGCTACGAACTGCTGCTGGCCGACGACGACGAAGACGCCGAAGCGCTCGAAGCCGTGCTGCCCGGCGAGAGCCCCGACGACTATGTCCAGCGCGTGTGCGCGCTCAAGGCCGAGGCCGCGCTGCGCCGCCGCGAACGCCGCGCGCTGCCCGATGCGCCGGTGCTGACCTCGGACACCACGGTCTGCCTCGGCGGCCGCATCCTTGGCAAACCCGCCGACGGCGCCGACGCCGCGGCCATGCTGGGCGCGCTGGCGGGCACCACCCACCGCGTGCTGACCGCGGTGACGGTGGTGTCGGCCACCGGCATGCGCCATGCGCTGTCGGTGTCGGAGGTCACCTTCCGCCCGCTGCAGCCCGCCGAGATCGAGCGCTATGTCGCCAGCGGCGAGCCGCTGGGCAAGGCCGGTGCCTATGGCATCCAGGGCCGCGCGGCCGAGTTCGTGGCGCGGATTGCAGGCAGCTATTCAGGTATCATGGGCTTGCCCTTGTTTGAGACGGCCGCGTTACTTCGCGAGGCTCGCCTGCGCTTCTGA
- the rlmH gene encoding 23S rRNA (pseudouridine(1915)-N(3))-methyltransferase RlmH: MQLVIVAVGHKMPGWIETGFSEYAKRMPPELRIELREVKPETRSSSNNAATVMQREAARIETVLGSLSKQCRIVALDERGRDFTTVQLAAQLTDWQREGGDVAFLIGGADGLDPALKARASTLIRLSSLTLPHGMVRVLLAEQLYRAWSVTQNHPYHRA; this comes from the coding sequence ATGCAACTGGTGATCGTCGCCGTCGGCCACAAGATGCCCGGCTGGATCGAAACCGGCTTCAGCGAGTACGCCAAGCGCATGCCGCCCGAGCTGCGCATCGAGCTGCGCGAGGTCAAGCCCGAGACCCGCTCGTCTAGCAATAACGCCGCCACCGTGATGCAGCGCGAAGCCGCGCGCATCGAGACGGTGCTGGGCAGCCTGTCGAAGCAATGCCGCATCGTCGCGCTGGACGAGCGCGGCCGCGACTTCACCACGGTGCAACTGGCCGCGCAGCTGACTGACTGGCAGCGCGAGGGCGGCGACGTGGCCTTCCTGATCGGCGGCGCCGACGGGCTCGATCCCGCGCTCAAGGCCCGCGCCAGCACGCTGATCCGGCTCTCCAGCCTGACCCTGCCGCACGGCATGGTACGCGTGCTGCTGGCCGAGCAGCTGTACCGCGCGTGGTCCGTCACGCAGAACCACCCCTACCATCGGGCCTGA